One Aureibacillus halotolerans DNA segment encodes these proteins:
- a CDS encoding cation:proton antiporter regulatory subunit, producing the protein MEIWEKDLPGVGKKFVVETEDKEKMTVIVHDDGRRDIFKQDPNDPEEFLPTISLNDTESRQIASILGGMAYKPKALETLDMAFGDLIIEWYKVQNATKFKGKSIGELNIRQNFDITIIAVVKDGQDKLKAPGADTMIEEGDTIVISGLRSDVKEFLTNFTGA; encoded by the coding sequence TTGGAGATTTGGGAAAAAGATCTTCCAGGAGTAGGGAAAAAGTTTGTTGTTGAAACAGAGGATAAGGAGAAGATGACGGTCATTGTGCACGATGATGGCAGAAGAGATATTTTTAAGCAAGATCCGAATGATCCGGAAGAATTCTTGCCAACCATCTCATTGAACGACACTGAATCCAGACAGATTGCAAGTATTCTAGGTGGAATGGCATACAAACCTAAAGCACTGGAAACTCTTGACATGGCGTTTGGGGACTTGATCATTGAATGGTACAAAGTGCAAAATGCAACGAAATTTAAAGGCAAGTCAATTGGTGAATTGAATATCCGCCAAAACTTTGACATTACCATTATTGCGGTTGTGAAGGATGGACAGGATAAGCTCAAAGCACCTGGAGCAGACACGATGATTGAAGAAGGCGACACGATTGTTATTTCAGGCTTACGTTCCGATGTCAAAGAGTTCTTAACCAACTTTACCGGTGCGTAA